A region from the Paludisphaera rhizosphaerae genome encodes:
- the ygfZ gene encoding CAF17-like 4Fe-4S cluster assembly/insertion protein YgfZ, which produces MTVDLNQYRAADATIAWIDRSDRARLDVSGPDAAKFLNNLTTNDIKRLPADRGCEAFITSPQGKTLAYVSIIVRPGSILVRADAGGLEKALPHLQKYGIFDDVAIDDVSDATLEYHIVGPDAAAWLESRGASLPGPEDLSAVATHLEGVGVLCVRESPTGRPGFTLVAKTDEGRPLGEMLRSAGLTELNSDTFETLRIEAGTPVFGREVDEKNLPQEIDRDSRTISFVKGCYLGQETVARLDALGHVNKILRGLRFHPGEPIPSPGTPLAADGKTVGSVASSAYSPGWEAGVGLAIVRVAQAAAGSALTWTRNDDGATFKAEVAELPLIPSRR; this is translated from the coding sequence ATGACTGTGGATCTCAACCAGTACCGAGCGGCCGATGCGACGATCGCATGGATCGATCGCTCGGACCGCGCGCGGCTGGACGTATCGGGGCCGGACGCCGCCAAGTTCCTCAACAACCTGACGACCAACGACATCAAGCGACTCCCCGCCGACCGCGGGTGCGAGGCGTTCATCACGAGCCCCCAGGGGAAGACTCTCGCTTACGTCTCGATCATCGTTCGCCCCGGCTCCATTCTCGTCCGCGCCGACGCCGGCGGCCTTGAGAAGGCCCTGCCGCATCTCCAGAAGTACGGAATCTTCGACGACGTCGCGATCGACGACGTCTCCGACGCAACCCTGGAATATCACATCGTCGGCCCCGATGCGGCGGCGTGGCTGGAGTCCAGGGGGGCTAGCCTCCCCGGTCCCGAGGACTTGAGCGCGGTCGCCACTCATCTTGAGGGCGTCGGCGTCCTCTGCGTCCGCGAATCGCCCACCGGCCGGCCAGGCTTCACGCTGGTCGCGAAGACCGACGAAGGGCGGCCGCTCGGCGAGATGCTGCGTTCCGCGGGTCTCACGGAATTGAACTCCGACACGTTCGAGACGCTCCGCATCGAGGCGGGCACGCCGGTGTTCGGTCGCGAGGTCGACGAGAAGAATCTGCCGCAGGAGATCGACCGCGACTCTCGCACGATCAGCTTTGTGAAAGGCTGCTACCTGGGGCAGGAGACCGTGGCCCGGCTCGACGCCCTCGGTCATGTCAACAAGATCCTCCGAGGTCTCCGCTTCCATCCCGGTGAACCGATACCCTCGCCGGGGACGCCATTGGCGGCCGATGGGAAGACCGTCGGCTCCGTAGCTTCCTCGGCATACTCGCCCGGGTGGGAAGCAGGCGTCGGGCTGGCGATCGTCCGCGTCGCTCAGGCCGCCGCGGGATCGGCTCTAACCTGGACTCGCAACGACGACGGCGCGACCTTCAAGGCGGAGGTCGCCGAACTGCCGTTGATCCCCTCTCGCCGCTGA
- a CDS encoding DUF3536 domain-containing protein, giving the protein MPRPKYLCIHGHFYQPPRENPWLGVVEIQDSAAPHHDWNERITHECYAPNARARLLDDRGRIINILNNYAWISFNFGPTLLHWMAGAEPEVLAKIVEADRLSRERRGGHGNALAQAFNHMILPLATPRDQQTQVLWGIEDFRHRFGRDPEGMWLAETAVDVASLEAMAEAGLKFTVLAPRQARRWRRIGDKTWSEQGGVDPSRAYVQRLPSGRSIALFFYDGIVSQQVAFERLLDRGEKFLDRLYGGFDERREHAQLMHIATDGESYGHHHAHGDMALAFVLDRLSKDPDVRLTNYGEFLELHPPEWEAEIHENSSWSCVHGVERWRSDCGCKSRGDWHQKWREPLREALDGLKSHLDHLFSTRGRVSFPDPWAARDAYISVILNRYDPKTIQAFLDEFAHPDLDAQQTTDALRLLEIQLDSMLMYTSCGWFFDEISGLETTQCLQYAARAIAMAGHFGRSLEGEFVEALSKAPSNLATYVDGRGVWESCVRPAVVDLDRVLAHNAISLIYQNTDHHQSDDDQAYEVQASDVTIRGRGPGHLAIGRLLGRSKRTWRTAESHFVVVHFGGLDFHTVLSRDVSPANFEAFKADLLASYRSGSLADVVALVSRDFPGVEHRLDDLFRDEQRRIIAIVLADRFEDYRRSFTRLSNLDEVVLNRLGELNHPIPTPLRAAATTFLDANLEEQIGALVDGDERRLHEIENLYDRGRAWNYRPNADVLGKALAGGLEQAMRDLKEGGLAAAVSRADRMLDAAAVLGIRPELWEAQNIFLDAYVDLSAAGEVDETLDHTFQRLAIRMNVSPRLLGWRP; this is encoded by the coding sequence ATGCCGCGACCGAAGTATCTCTGTATTCACGGCCACTTCTACCAGCCTCCCCGCGAGAACCCCTGGCTCGGCGTCGTCGAGATCCAGGATTCCGCTGCGCCGCACCACGACTGGAACGAGCGCATCACCCACGAATGCTACGCGCCGAACGCCCGCGCCCGGCTGCTCGACGACCGGGGCCGGATTATCAATATCCTCAATAATTACGCGTGGATCAGTTTTAACTTCGGCCCCACGCTCCTCCACTGGATGGCCGGCGCAGAGCCCGAAGTCCTCGCCAAGATCGTGGAGGCCGACCGACTCAGCCGGGAACGGCGCGGCGGCCACGGCAACGCCCTGGCGCAGGCGTTCAATCACATGATCCTGCCGCTGGCGACGCCCCGCGATCAGCAGACGCAGGTTCTGTGGGGGATCGAGGACTTCCGCCATCGTTTCGGCCGCGATCCCGAAGGGATGTGGCTCGCCGAGACGGCCGTCGACGTGGCCTCGCTGGAAGCGATGGCCGAGGCCGGCCTGAAATTCACCGTGCTCGCGCCACGGCAGGCTCGGCGCTGGCGGCGGATCGGGGATAAGACCTGGTCGGAACAGGGAGGCGTCGATCCCTCGCGAGCCTACGTCCAGCGGCTCCCGTCGGGGCGATCGATCGCGCTGTTTTTCTACGACGGGATCGTTTCCCAGCAGGTCGCCTTTGAACGACTCCTCGACCGCGGGGAGAAATTTCTGGACCGGCTCTACGGCGGCTTCGACGAGAGGCGAGAGCACGCCCAGCTCATGCACATCGCCACCGACGGCGAGTCTTACGGGCACCACCACGCACACGGCGACATGGCGCTGGCCTTCGTGCTCGATCGATTGTCGAAAGATCCCGACGTCCGCCTGACCAACTACGGCGAGTTCCTGGAGCTTCACCCGCCCGAGTGGGAGGCCGAGATCCATGAGAACAGCTCGTGGAGTTGCGTCCACGGCGTCGAGCGTTGGCGGTCCGACTGCGGCTGCAAGTCGCGCGGGGACTGGCATCAGAAGTGGCGAGAGCCGCTCCGCGAGGCGCTTGACGGCCTGAAGAGTCATCTCGACCATCTGTTCAGCACCCGCGGCCGAGTCTCGTTTCCCGACCCCTGGGCGGCTCGCGACGCCTACATCAGCGTCATTCTCAACCGCTACGATCCCAAGACGATCCAGGCCTTCCTGGACGAATTCGCCCATCCCGATCTCGACGCCCAGCAGACGACGGACGCCCTTCGGCTGCTGGAGATTCAGCTCGATTCGATGCTGATGTACACGTCGTGCGGCTGGTTTTTCGACGAGATCAGCGGCCTGGAAACGACCCAGTGCCTCCAGTACGCCGCGCGGGCGATCGCGATGGCGGGGCATTTCGGCCGATCGCTGGAGGGCGAGTTCGTCGAGGCTCTCTCAAAGGCGCCGAGCAATCTCGCGACCTACGTCGACGGTCGAGGAGTCTGGGAAAGCTGCGTCCGCCCGGCCGTGGTCGATCTGGACCGGGTTCTCGCTCACAACGCCATCAGTCTTATCTACCAGAACACCGACCATCATCAGAGCGACGACGACCAGGCCTATGAAGTCCAGGCGTCCGACGTCACGATCCGAGGGAGAGGGCCCGGCCATCTCGCGATCGGTCGACTCCTGGGTCGGTCGAAACGAACCTGGCGAACCGCCGAGAGCCACTTCGTGGTCGTCCATTTCGGCGGCCTCGACTTCCATACGGTCCTGAGCCGCGACGTCTCTCCTGCGAACTTCGAAGCTTTCAAGGCGGACCTGCTGGCGTCATACCGCTCGGGTTCGCTGGCCGACGTCGTCGCGTTGGTGTCGCGGGATTTCCCAGGGGTGGAGCACCGCCTCGACGACCTCTTCCGCGACGAGCAGCGACGGATCATCGCGATCGTGCTCGCTGACCGGTTCGAGGACTACCGGCGCAGCTTCACCCGGCTCTCCAACCTGGACGAAGTCGTCCTCAATCGTCTCGGCGAATTGAATCACCCGATCCCCACGCCGCTCCGGGCGGCGGCGACCACCTTCCTGGACGCGAACCTCGAGGAGCAGATCGGGGCGCTGGTCGACGGCGACGAACGACGATTGCATGAGATCGAAAACCTGTACGACCGCGGACGGGCGTGGAATTATCGCCCCAACGCCGACGTGCTGGGCAAGGCGCTCGCCGGCGGCTTGGAGCAAGCCATGCGCGACTTGAAGGAGGGCGGACTGGCTGCCGCCGTCAGCCGCGCCGACCGGATGCTGGACGCCGCGGCCGTCCTGGGGATTCGACCGGAACTCTGGGAAGCTCAGAACATCTTCCTCGACGCCTATGTCGACCTGAGCGCGGCCGGAGAGGTCGACGAGACGCTCGACCACACGTTCCAGCGGCTGGCCATCCGCATGAACGTCTCGCCGAGGCTCCTGGGCTGGCGCCCCTGA